In one Armatimonadota bacterium genomic region, the following are encoded:
- a CDS encoding methyltransferase domain-containing protein — protein sequence MNPGEYRKMRDLEDHYWWFVSRRELALSLLDHHVGDQPLILDVGCGTGAVLTELGRRGTAVGVDLSHDALSFSKSRGLALLVYANAEQLPFADATFDAVVSLDTIEHVPGHEAAAAEVFRVLKPGGVFVMNVPAFAWLWGPHDIALMHQRRYTRAMVRGLLADSGFTILKLSYSVFLLFPAVVARRLAEKMQGGEPKVQLPRFSPFWNRLLLAVMRLEAALFRRMDLPWGSSVVCVAQKPHSE from the coding sequence ATGAACCCCGGTGAATACCGAAAAATGCGCGATTTGGAAGACCACTATTGGTGGTTCGTTTCCCGGCGCGAATTAGCCCTCAGCCTTTTGGACCACCATGTGGGCGACCAGCCGCTGATTCTGGATGTGGGATGCGGGACAGGGGCTGTGCTCACGGAATTGGGTCGGCGGGGCACGGCCGTCGGGGTGGATTTGAGCCACGATGCGCTCTCATTTTCAAAATCCCGGGGGCTTGCACTTTTGGTCTATGCCAATGCTGAACAACTCCCCTTTGCCGACGCCACCTTTGACGCGGTCGTGAGCTTGGACACGATCGAGCATGTGCCGGGCCACGAGGCAGCCGCTGCCGAAGTTTTCCGAGTTTTGAAGCCGGGCGGGGTCTTTGTGATGAACGTCCCGGCATTTGCCTGGCTTTGGGGCCCGCACGATATCGCCCTAATGCATCAGCGCCGCTACACCCGCGCCATGGTCAGGGGGCTATTGGCTGATTCGGGGTTCACCATCCTCAAGTTGTCTTACAGCGTTTTCCTGCTGTTCCCGGCCGTGGTTGCCCGGAGGCTTGCCGAAAAAATGCAAGGCGGCGAGCCCAAGGTCCAACTTCCCCGGTTTAGCCCTTTTTGGAATCGGCTACTCCTTGCGGTGATGCGTTTGGAAGCGGCGCTGTTCCGCCGGATGGATTTGCCATGGGGCTCGAGCGTCGTCTGCGTTGCCCAGAAGCCGCATTCCGAATGA